The sequence ATTACAGTATCAAACACTCGGACAACAAAAGGATATTGATCAGATTGTACTACCTTCAtgtcaaaatataagacgtttttacaATGAGGTACTAGTATTTCATTTTAAAACTGAAATGTTTATTAAAATCGTATTATTCCAAATAATCACATCCGTACGACACATGCACATACCCTCGAAATTTAAAATAAGCTTGGTTCAAATCAGGAAACCATATGTGTAGGAACAACAAGTTTATTATTAGTCCAGCTGACAATGCATCAGTCGTGGCGGAGATGGATCTTGTACTCGACGGTGGCGTCGCCGGTCTTGGCGTCGAACCAGTGGGTCCGCAACTGGCAGTAGCCGCGCGCGAACCGAAAGACGCCGGTGCCGCCGACGACGGGCATCTCCCTGACGGCCCGGTCCGCCTGATTGGGCCCGATGATGGCGATGCTGCTCCCGTTGTAGGCGCCGTCGACGAAGACGAAGTTCATGGCCATGAGCAGCGACAGGCTGTCCTTGCCGGCGCTGATGTACATGCCTTGCGCGCGGCCGAGGAGCCTCGACGTCAGGTTGGGCCCCTCGGTGAGCGGGTCGTCGATGACGAGCACAGTGCCAAAGCCCGTGGCGGAGGCGTTGGAGGACGGCGCCTGCGCCACCTGCACCACCCTCGCGTTCGGCCCGCCGCTCACGACGTCGTGCCAGTACACCCGCAGCCGGGTCTCCTCCGCAGCCGACGCGGGCGCCGCGGCGGCCGCGAGGAGCAGGAGCGCGGCCAGGCAGGAGAGAGCGGTGCTGCTCGCCATTAGGATCAGCTAGCTAGTAAGCTAGGAATGGATTGGTGATCGGATGCAATGCGATTGCTTAGCTCTTCCTGAGGAGCTCTGGTTTGTGCTGGTTGCTCTCCAATGGTGCAGAGATGGGTCTATTTAACGGCAAGTTGCGACAGTGTCTGGCCGTGTGTTCGGTTTATCTTCTATGCGTGTGCAAGATGTAGTAGTTGATCTTACAAGTCATCGTGGACTTCGTCGGCTGTGACTTGGAATAAGAAGCTGTGCGCAGTAGGTGAAGGTATGACTGAATTAACACGCTATAGTTGGGTGGTGCAGTCTGCACTTTCCATGCATCCACACACACACGCTCGTCCTCCTTCAAATTCGGAGAACGGGGTGCTCTAGAAGGTTGACGCGGGGACTCGATCGTGCCATTAACCAACAATACAGGGGTCCGGCCATTGACCGCAGTTATTCTAAGACTATTGACAGCGATTGACCGGTAAAATACTAAACCGACAGGTCCGTTTTTTAACTATGCTTGTGACTGAGAAAATAGATTATTTGCCTGAGATTGATGGGTGGGGTCGGGACCACCTGCCATTGGGAGAACCCTAGAGCAAATCATCAAACTCCGTGTAAAGTAGGGCAAATGATCCAAATCCCCGCATGTGACTCACGGGCGGCCGTTCTATTGACGTGGGTGCTTTGGGTCACTTCTTCCTCTAGCCGGCTGATTGGCATAAAGCCGCTCGTTGAATTTCAGTATGTCTTCATGCACCCGTAAACAGGGCACATGATTTATAAAATCTTGTCAATTTTTCATATGGGCTAAATAGACTTGCCTTTTCATTGCTCTTACAATACTTACAAATTTGGTGAGGGGTTCATGGACATTCTTGTGTATCCGAACCCTTATGTAACCATCTTGATTATTTCCAGCTAGTCTCATCTCTAGGATTGCGCTCGCTTTCTTGATGAGCTTCTCCACCATATCATAATGACAGTACCCCTCCGGAAGTTTCTAAATCTGGAGTGAATTGCATATAGTTTTTGTCATTTTCATGGCCTTTGTGAAACCATCATATTGTTCCAAACAAAAAACTGAACAAAATTGCAAAATGGGCAATTAAAGCCATTATCTCTCAATTGGCTCATTTTCTTTGGGCAAATCTTTGCGATGTGCATAAATATCATTTGGCTAATTGGGGTCTTCTATGCCAAAAGAGTCCTTTGGTGGTCTAGATATCCCTAATTTAAGGGAAGTTAACATGTCACTGCTATTGTGGGCTAAGAGATTTTTTTCGGTGATAACAAAAATTGGGTTTCTCTGGTGAACTATAAATACCGAACTAATAAACCTAATATTCTCTGGTCTGACAAAAATGTGGGGTCTCCTTACTGGAAAGGCTTTACCTGGGCAATGGTCGGGGTCAAGCCTTTCTATAGGCGGGAATTGGGCGGTGTCTGCAATATTTACATTTGGCATGATGTTTGGGCTAGAGATTATTCTCTTAAAACACAATTCTGGGACTTGTTTGACATCTATCAACACTAAAACTCCACTGTAGTTTAGGTATGGATGACCATATTCTTAAACTAACTTTCAAAAGATGTGTAGATGCTTCTCTATTAGAGAAATGGCATATTATTAGATGTGTTATTTAGAAAATATATTCCAAATAATGTGGCTGATAAGCCTATTTGGACTTTGCATGCTTTTGGGAGTTATTCCACTAAATCTTTCTATAAGAAATCAACTGGGTTGGGGTCTCCACCCCCATCtgggacaaattctggaagatcatgGTTCCCCATAGCTACTTGTTATTCATTTGGTTAGTGATTCACAATAAAATCCTTACTAGAGACAATTTAAGTAAAATACAACATCTTGATGATTTGTCGTGTCTTTTCTGTTGTGAAAAGGAAATAGTTGATCATCTTTTATGTGATTTTATTATTGTTAGAAGTGTCTAGAAGATAAAGTTGATGCTTTTGGTTTTTACCTCCTAATAGTTTACATGAACTTCCTATTATGGGATAGAAATAATAAGAAATTGGTTATAGCTATGGCTTTTGTTTTATCCATTTGGAGCTTAtggactgcgatacagctgaattctgatctcctgctgcccggagcaaatctctgatctacatcaagcctctgccagcctctgactgggaaggctgaatcgattccgctatacgggctgcagctgctaaattctgaattggagtttgatatacctgagtcggaggtggaaagagctggcgtcgactggagtctggaatccgttgccgcgcgcgttcgtcgagtgcccgctgaaggttctccagtcgagtgcgctcagccaggttggccaagcgcgcatcctccaaggcgcgagcctcaggggtttctccaatgatcggagtgtgaagcgcatccatgtttcggcggcgaagctcttccctctgctgcgaattgaggggctcggggaggtattcctcatggacgtgcgacggatcgcctccgccgttgcctccctcggcaccgggaaagccggggggaacgtgcagtccattgaccatcaggatctccgccgctggatcactgctgtcgcactcggatgcagtctctacggagccagtcgacaggtcgaacaggccgtagagagattcgtcaggctggattgccgcaacttgggcggtggtcgactggcgagccaccgcatgcctcaccaaccgttgaagcctcgaccgaccggagcacttACGCCGGCGgcaagctgggagggaggatgacacaaaaaccggccgatactgggtcgacggttgccgcagaaggacacCATGGACGCACGCTCGAAAGTGCGTagctccgcggactgggagcgcgtcaacgtcgagtggagcctcctgcaacaaggcagagtcgtcggcgatgaacgtgagcgcgccgagacggatctcgcggccctcaaccaaaactccacctgaaaccatgatgatgggaatcggaaaaattgcaacttctccaataagtcgctaagacacctgccccatggtgggcgccaactgtcgtggttctaagtctgacagtagtttaggggggtactaaggagaggcaagatcctagctatggagttgttgtgcacacaagagttttacgagttcaggcccttctcggaggaagtaacaaccctacgtctcggtgcccggaggcggtcgactggattatatgtgtgagagttacaggggtgcgaacccttctgccagtggagggggtgagttatatagaggatgccaagaccccagccagcccacgtagcggagggtttaaagtacattaaggccaggcgttactggtaacgccttacataaagtgtcatcatgaccataaagactacttaaatacagaccgtttggatacagagtagatcttgaactcctggtggtcgagtgagtcttcatggtcgagtgtcttcaagttcgtcgagtgtcttccagtCAGTCGAGCGGAGTCCCTCTAGGTCGACTGAAAGATggcttcttctaaagatgtcctcggggagggtaccttggacaggtccatgaccctaccccaggtacatgacttcatcagttgcaccgactcgcgaaccgccgttgcgtcgccccttcgggccgtagcattgcggcccgcggtccctgccgccgccccgaggtcttcccgccgtcgccccgaccctcctgccgccgctgcgtcgccccttcgggctgtagcgccgcggcccgcggtccactccatCGTCACCGCGCGTCTACCTCTCGTGGTATGcaccgcgccgtctcccttggcgtgggaacgccaccgtccgcgccggtcttggTCATGTTGTCAGGGTttttcgcctacttcgagcaccgccgccgcactcctaatctagccgcggccgccgccgtcaggccgccgctgcTGCTACCCCTGTAGCCGCCACCACCACCCATACACCCTCCTTCGTCTTCGTATAGCATCAGCCCGTCGTCACCGTCGCCGTtatctaccccgaccgcttcatctactccgacaaccgtcatcgagtccttctctgctggcctctccgacttcttcgacatggcgtataGCTCGTGCAGGTCCCATTCTATGCATGCCcagtgctggcaacaccgccgcgtgtcttcgtccacgacgtgtcctcgggcctggcaagcctggtgcggcgcttcgtcaacttcgtcttcgtcggTCTACGCATGCCTAGTGCTGGCgacaccgacgcgtgccttcgtctacgatgtgttcCCGGGGTTGGCAACCCCGGCAAGACGCGTCATCAACATCATCTCcttcctggcgcaccactacttcgacaccactgcgcccacgactaactcggtgcctccttgcgcccgcggctccacgacaACTTCCtagacaccggctaccccgactcgacatcgaccacggtattcttcacacggctacctcgaccaggGCTCCACCAGCCACGCTCTCGGCTACAACGACAAACGGCAAAAAGGGCTAcccctgcttgagcaacctcgtcggttttcactccagccacgactccgcggtGCATGTACCGTTGCGACtgtgggggggtgtccgtcggcttgccttcggattcttctccagtctcaccgtctgcatcgctaccgttgtgactgtggggggatgttgagtataatgtatattaggaagtataggatagcCTAGGATTTGTTCctaccttgtcttgtactccaagttggtcattgtactcctatatatatgcccacaaggctcaagcaatacatcgaACTATTCCGCCaattccctctctcccttctaacaataCCGATACATCATGCATCTTAGAGCatgattaatagtatagccagttaCTGGCTATATGATCTTGTTACTGGTTAATAATACAATATTCGTATATAAATATATATTTACCATTTTGTTGATACATGACCCACCTCACTCTCTCATAACATGTCCATGAGCACATGTTGTAGCCGGATGTTAATCAGtagtccgcttctcttctcttttctgctCTCTCCTCCAACTCATTAAATATATAATATTTAAAACCTTACAACCACCTACATCATTCTATTGTACTTGGTCTTATGTTGTACACTGCTATCAAGCCGGGGGGAAACTGAGAGAACTTGATGTTTATTTGCTAATGAAATACCATTGCACGCTGTGCTAGTTAGTCTAAAGTCATTGTAAGCATACATGCCCCCACATCTTCTATTGGTTGTTTTCTTTATTTAGACCAAGAAACAAGAAATAAGATAGAAGTCAATGCACCAGACCTAAAcgttttgggaatatttggtttTCATAATGTGCCTAATGCACgggtacagagggagtattatgaATAGATGGAAATGGCAAGATGAAATTGCACAAATACACAACTTTTTGGCCTGAGGTAACATAAAACCCAACTCTAGGGGAGTTCAACAGAAAACCACAGCTCCAAAACTAGTTGGTAACGAAAAACACAAAACAACCAGTTTTATCTTACAAAAACTGACCAAATTTTAAATGTCTAggctaaattggttgaaaatcccCTAGATTGATCATTTCAGAATTCAGATGTTCCGATTACTGTAATTAATTTAGTTTTTTAACTCTGATTTTTTTAAGGGAAAttacaaaaaattcaaaaattgaaaATAGTTGGGCTAAATTAGTTGCAAATTTCCCAAATTGTTCATTTAAGATTGAACCCATATGTCATAATTCTCCTTAACTGACTAATCAGAGCAAATTTGTGTTTTTTTACCGATTAGTTATGGAGTTGTGATTTTCTGTTAAAGTTCTCTGGGATTGTGGCTCTGTGTTACCTCCGCACCAGAACCTAGATATTAGTGCAATTTCCTCAAAGGGCGAATATTGTAGTTATGTTTTCGTCGGTGCAAATTTTTGAAACATGGTCTAGGCGCGCCtgtttggcaaaaagaaaaaggaaaaataataaaaaataataaaattgaAACTTTGTCGGAATAAGTATTGTCTAGTGTATTACTCATGTGTAAAGTTTCAGGACAAAATGAGTTCACTAGTACTATTGGCAAAAATATTAAATTACAAGTACAAATTGTATGAATATTGAGCTTAATATAGTATCAGTTTTGTTTTTATTCGTTACAAAGACTAAAAATCATTTTGCCGCGAAACTTTACAAGAGAGTAATACACTAGACAATACTTGTTCGAAGAAAGTTTCCGATTCTTTTTTGAAATTCAGGTGTGCCTAGACCCAAGTTCCGTTGTGTATTTTCGTGTTTTCATAGATTATAGAGTACAACATTCACCTATGGAAGGTAACCTCACCATCCCTATATAAAAGAGGCGAGCTGAATCAAATTTGACTCATCATATCTGTCGAGCCAAGTGCATGAACATAACTGATTTATTTCATTTTTAAAGTTCCAACGAAATGTGAAAATGGAACCAATCGATTCCACTAGAATAGGACTGTGACATTTCATTTCATTTGGTTCCTCGACAAAACATGTCCCAAGTTGTTGCTCAATCAAGCGCGTCTCTAATGCTTTTATTGTTTTGATCTGAAAGGAATGGTTCGACCTCAAATGTTGGGGCTGACAATGAGCTTCATCTTCGTGATCGCCAGCTCGTCGGTCTTCTTATGCTTAGTCGGGATGCAGTCGTAGGTTTTTGGTGTGGAACTGAATTACAAAACAGGACGAACACAATGAACCAAGcccccccttgtcggtgtcaaaaccggcggatctcaggtagggggtcccgaactgtgcgtctaaggctaatggtaacaggaggcgggggacacaatgtttacccaggttcgggccctctttatggaggtaataccctacttcttgcttgattgatcttgatgaatatgagtattacaagagttgatctaccacgagatcatagaggctaaaccctagaagctagcctatgattataattgttgtcgtcctacggactaagctagggttacacagagtcggttatagagaaaggaatattcatatccgaattgccaagcttgccttccacgcaaaggagagtgccatccagacacgggacgaagtcttctatcttgtatcttcatagccc comes from Triticum aestivum cultivar Chinese Spring chromosome 5B, IWGSC CS RefSeq v2.1, whole genome shotgun sequence and encodes:
- the LOC123116968 gene encoding dirigent protein 22-like; this translates as MASSTALSCLAALLLLAAAAAPASAAEETRLRVYWHDVVSGGPNARVVQVAQAPSSNASATGFGTVLVIDDPLTEGPNLTSRLLGRAQGMYISAGKDSLSLLMAMNFVFVDGAYNGSSIAIIGPNQADRAVREMPVVGGTGVFRFARGYCQLRTHWFDAKTGDATVEYKIHLRHD